A single genomic interval of Monodelphis domestica isolate mMonDom1 chromosome X, mMonDom1.pri, whole genome shotgun sequence harbors:
- the LOC100010993 gene encoding transcription elongation factor A protein 1-like — protein sequence MEDEIIRIAKKMDKMVQKKNAAGALDLLKELKNIPMTLELLQSTRIGMSVNAIRKQSTDEEVTSLAKSLIKSWKKLLDGPSTDKDSDEKKKEPAISSQNSPEAKEESSSSSNASNRKEETNASDSFIPSFPRAPSTSDSVRMKCREMLAAALRTGDDYIAIGADEEELGSQIEEAIYQELRNTDMKYKNRVRSRIANLKDAKNPNLRKNVLCGNIPPDLFARLTAEEMASDELKEMRKNLTKEAIREHQMAKTGGTQTDLFTCGKCKKKNCTYTQVQTRSADEPMTTFVVCNECGNRWKFC from the exons ATGGAGGACGAGATCATTCGCATCGCTAAGAAGATGGATAAGATGGTGCAGAAAAAGAACGC GGCTGGGGCACTGGATTTACTAAAGGAACTTAAGAATATTCCTATGACCCTGGAATTATTGCAGTCCACAAGAATTGGAATGTCAGTAAATGCGATACGCAAGCAGAGCACAGATGAAGAGGTTACATCCTTAGCGAAGTCCCTCATCAAATCCTGGAAAAAGTTGCTAGATGGACCATCCACTGATAAAGattctgatgaaaagaaaaaagaacctgcTATCTCCTCCCAAAATAGCCctgaagcaaaagaagaaagtagcTCCAGTAGCAATGCAAGcaacagaaaggaagaaacaaatgcTTCTGATTCCTTCATTCCATCTTTTCCCCGGGCACCAAGCACTTCAGATTCAGTTCGAATGAAGTGCCGAGAGATGCTTGCTGCAGCCCTCAGAACAGGAGATGACTACATTGCTATTGGGGCTGATGAAGAAGAACTGGGATCTCAAATTGAAGAAGCTATATATCAGGAGTTACGGAACACggacatgaaatataaaaatagggTACGAAGTAGAATAGCAAATCTCAAGGATGCAAAGAATCcaaatttaaggaaaaatgtACTGTGTGGGAACATACCTCCAGATTTATTTGCTAGATTGACAGCAGAGGAAATGGCTAGTGATGAACTTAAAGAGATGCGCAAAAACCTGACCAaagaagcaattagagaacatCAAATGGCCAAGACAGGCGGGACCCAAACTGACCTATTTACATGTGGCAAATGTAAAAAGAAGAATTGTACCTATACACAGGTTCAAACTCGCAGTGCTGATGAACCTATGACAACATTTGTTGTTtgcaatgaatgtggaaataGATGGAAGTTTTGTTAG